The Humulus lupulus chromosome 3, drHumLupu1.1, whole genome shotgun sequence genome window below encodes:
- the LOC133824691 gene encoding uncharacterized protein LOC133824691 — translation MGLTIVKFNDEATRDFVLQNGIGQFDRKLVIVRPWTQDLDTIRLVRSVPLWIRLPNLGLQYWGKKCLSALVSTIGKPIMVDKFTNDRSMIRFARVLVEMEITDDPPFIIHFVNELAECKKSDTKVWVAKDKTDKAFTRSASGDVEAENNTEEKYAVNEAPKVEISQQVATGLGSDETTETQSSLQVQQVTRNQANKENWEVPKKVGNSKSRGKSVNSHVGSKQNVFKVLQEQETGEKSEFLLGSKADGLLKCIGALLENKLKMDKTNDMMSKVFFGWDHYNSSVVEGRILVIWRKIFVKVQVLMEHKQFLHCLVTFSSLQLEIVISFVYGFNSMIERLEMWRGLSSIQVLNKPWLVVGDFNAMFNYDDRSGGKMVNANEILDSTAWLAFS, via the exons ATGGGTCTCACCATTGTCAAGTTTAATGATGAGGCTACTAGAGATTTTGTATTGCAGAATGGCATTGGGCAGTTTGATCGGAAACTAGTCATAGTGAGACCATGGACTCAAGATCTAGACACTATCAGGTTAGTTCGCTCTGTTCCTCTGTGGATTCGGCTTCCAAATTTAGGTCTGCAATATTGGGGGAAAAAATGTCTCAGTGCCTTGGTCAGTACAATTGGGAAACCTATTATGGTGGATAAGTTCACAAATGATAGGTCTATGATCAGATTTGCAAGAGTACTTGTTGAAATGGAGATTACTGATGATCCTCCGTTTATCATTCATTTTGTCAATGAGTTAG CTGAGTGCAAGAAATCTGATACTAAGGTTTGGGTTGCCAAGGATAAGACAGATAAGGCATTTACTAGGTCTGCTTCTGGTGATGTTGAAGCCGAGAATAATACAGAAGAAAAATATGCTGTTAATGAGGCTCCTAAGGTTGAGATATCTCAGCAGGTTGCAACTGGGTTAGGAAGTGATGAGACTACTGAAACTCAGAGTAGTTTACAGGTCCAGCAGGTGACACGAAATCAAGCCAATAAAGAAAACTGGGAGGTCCCTAAGAAGGTTGGGAATTCTAAGAGCAGAGGCAAGTCTGTGAACTCTCATGTAGGCAGCAAACAGAATGTGTTCAAGGTGCTTCAAGAACAGGAAACGGGGGAAAAATCTGAGTTTTTACTTGGCTCAAAAGCTGATGGATTGCTCAAAT GTATTGGTGCTTTGTTAGAGAATAAATTGAAGATGGATAAGACTAATGATATGATGTCCAAAGTGTTTTTTGGCTGGGATCACTATAATAGTTCAGTTGTTGAGGGCAGGATATTGGTTATATGGAGGAAAATTTTTGTTAAGGTTCAGGTGTTAATGGAACACAAGCAATTCCTTCACTGTTTGGTTACTTTTTCTAGCTTACAGCTGGAAATAGTTATCTCTTTTGTTTATGGATTTAACAGTATGATTGAGAGGTTGGAAATGTGGAGGGGTTTATCTTCGATTCAGGTTTTGAATAAGCCTTGGCTGGTGGTGGGAGATTTTAATGCAATGTTTAACTATGATGACAGATCTGGAGGTAAGATGGTTAATGCCAATGAGATTCTGGACTCTACAGCTTGGCTAGCTTTTTCATAG
- the LOC133824690 gene encoding uncharacterized protein LOC133824690, which yields MINGRLQGGFQGVKGLRQGDPISPLLFVLVVEYLSRMLQLGALQHDFRFHPMCKSLKIINLCFADDLVIFCKANRSSVQIIQQVFEEFCHNSGMKANLSKSQVFFSGISAQEKRQLQQLLQLEEGTFPLKYLGVPMRPTKWKEADYGEILKIIKLRLHTCIIKEVEKLCMWFLWGNNGTRSNFHLTSWSTVCLPKAFGGLGFGEGSKWSKAMLGKYVSAISHQQEALWVKWVHAVYLKGQNFWQYQLKADTSWYWHKICQLRKLFSQEEIEKAGSHGRFKIRQLYTGLIHHIPVNYKQFVWNRVVHQVHDWFGCTWPLIFSDWYRWIEGMRKGLI from the exons ATGATAAATGGTAGATTGCAGGGGGGGTTTCAAGGAGTTAAGGGGCTTCGACAAGGAGACCCTATCTCTCCTTTACTTTTTGTCTTAGTTGTGGAATATCTTTCTCGGATGCTTCAGCTTGGTGCTTTGCAACATGATTTTCGGTTTCACCCAATGTGTAAAAGTCTCAAAATCATCAACTTATGTTTTGCTGATGATTTAGTGATTTTTTGCAAAGCAAACCGAAGTTCAGTTCAGATTATTCAGCAGGTTTTTGAAGAATTTTGCCACAATTCTGGAATGAAGGCTAATTTAAGCAAGTCTCAAGTTTTCTTTAGTGGTATTTCAGCTCAAGAAAAACGCCAGTTACAGCAACTGTTACAGTTAGAAGAGGGCACCTTCCCCCTTAAGTATCTTGGAGTCCCTATGAGACCTACAAAATGGAAAGAGGCTGACTATGGAGAAATTCTTAAAATAATAAAGCTTAGACTTCACACTTG TATAATCAAAGAAGTTGAAAAGCTTTGCATGTGGTTTCTTTGGGGTAATAATGGCACAAGGAGCAATTTTCATCTTACATCCTGGTCTACGGTTTGTTTGCCTAAAGCTTTTGGtggattgggttttggtgaaggTTCTAAGTGGAGCAAGGCAATGCTTGGTAAGTACGTATCGGCTATCAGCCATCAGCAGGAAGCTTTATGGGTGAAATGGGTTCATGCAGTGTATTTAAAGGGGCAAAACTTTTGGCAATACCAACTTAAGGCTGATACCAGTTGGTATTGGCACAAAATCTGTCAATTGCGTAAGTTGTTTTCTCAAGAGGAGATCGAAAAAGCTGGAAGTCATGGAAGGTTTAAAATTAGGCAGCTGTATACTGGTCTTATTCATCATATCCCTGTCAATTACAAGCAGTTTGTTTGGAACAGA GTTGTCCATCAGGTTCATGATTGGTTCGGCTGTACATGGCCTCTAATATTCTCGGACTGGTACAGGTGGATAGAAGGCATGAGGAAGGGG TTGATTTGA